Within Vicia villosa cultivar HV-30 ecotype Madison, WI linkage group LG1, Vvil1.0, whole genome shotgun sequence, the genomic segment AGCGTAACCAACTCCTCTTCTCCTAATCTTCCTCTTCCAGGAACTTCCAATGCAAACAAGGAATCCACGTAAGCAGCGCCAACAGGACTCacctattaattaattaatcaaatctgTTAATTAATCATTGATATTATAgattaacataattaattattaataaattatattatagttTTTTGTTACTACAAATTGCACTTACCATCTCAGGGTCTCCATTTTTTCCGTCACTCTCCACGTAAGCTTTCCGTTTTCTTATCAACGGTGCTATTAACTCGACCTGTTTCTTTCTCAGCTTTCTCGCCTCTTTCACATGTCCACGGAATAACGGCGTTAAGACGGGTAAAAAATCTGGAAGCTTCGGGAGAGTAATAAGCATGACTTCTTTGAGAACACTTTCAATTTCTCTGATTCGTTCTTCTGTTATTTTCGCACCGAAACAAAGACAAATGAGAATGCTACAAATGGTGAGCCTGCAGTTACTCATAACTTCAACAAAACCTTTTTCATGGGCTTCTTTTTGGATCCTTTTCATATGGGCTTCCATGGCCCATTTACGAATCCAACTGCACTGTTTTACTCTCAGTGGCGATATCATTTCTGTGACGAGGTTACGGCGGAGTGAGCGCCAGAGAGGGCCGTACTCGGCGGAGTTGATGGCACACTTTCCCATACTGAAGATAAGACGGATGGGAGAGTCTTTAGGCCTACTTGCAAACTGTGGGCCTCGTTGGATTAGGGCTTCGTGGATTAGGTCAGCTTTTGTGACGATAATCAACGTGCGTTGACCCATCTGCATGGTGAAGATTGGACCGTATTTGAGGCGTAAATCGCGAACGATGTACATGAAGGGACGACGTTGGAGGATGACTTGGAAGAGGTTGCCGACGATTGGCCACCCCGGTGGTCCTGGCGGGAGGTTTTTGGTTCCGCCGCCGGTTTTGGACCAGCGGGACCACCACCAGCGGAAGAAGAGGAGGGTGAAACAGAACATGATAATGTCTAAAAGCTCCATGGTTGAGAAGGAGTGAAGGAAAGTTGATGAAAAAAGAGTAGTGAGAAAGAGGGTATAAAAGAAGAGTGAAGAGTGAAAGTGGTTGTGTAAGGTGGTTAATTGCATTCAATAGAATTGAACAGATGTAGTTACTATTAAGTACGGAGTGCTCCGCGTCAGGACAGATATTCAACGCATCCATTTGCATGTGACTTTGAAAACTGCTactatcattttttttatatgaaattatGCACCATAAACCAAAAGCAAGCCGTAGATATTGCTATatgtaaagaaagaaaaagagtttaGTATCGGTTTCCAGTTACTACTCCTCTAACGACTATATAAGTATAGGGTTAATAGTGCGTGTATCGGTTTACCCCCTACCGTtaccaaaggcaggttttggcaacgtttattttgaaaaaaccgttgccaaaaggcaGGGAGgaggaaaagcaaaattcgctaacattacagggggttgaattactattaacccataAGTATATAACTACtgtatatcaattaaatttaagaaaatttgaagaaatattaATATATCGATTTTAGAAATTGAGAGTATAAATTAAAtagggtttttctaacctatgcaacctTGCATAGCATAAGAGACAATTAATACAccacttttttaaatataaattaccatatttatatttatttatgtccATCCATTAATTGggtaggagagagaaaatataaaagattacttttcaacagaaaaataattaatatgataatttatatgAAAAGAAATAGTTTATTAATTGCCCTTATCCTATGcatgttgcataggttagaaaaacccaattaaataatataaattttacaaGTTAATAAATATATCTCTCAAATCATAAATCATCTTTaatttaaatttagtttatacaTTTCTAGATGGTTTAGAACATTTGGTATCACCGAATTAAATGAACATTTGTCTAGGTAAGGGTGCTAAAATGGATTGTCCACCCCATTTAGATATCTTCAATTTAAATCTATTCAAAATTGAGCGGAAGAGAGCAAATTAACTTAGATATCagagtttaaaatttaaatttgttcTATTTTTTAACGAGTACGCGGGTCGATTTGtcatttctttaatatatttttataatttgatttacTTAACAAAATATAGTAAAGCACAAGatcaaaaaatatatcaaaattaaaaaaaaaaaaaaacacataagcAAAACATATTAGCTACCACGTACAAAATCGAAAGAACGTACATCCTTTTTAATTTAGGAGAAGCAATTTTCACACATGTATAATATTTTGATCAAACACACAACAATATTGACAGAGTCTTCGGGTTTGGACCAGGGTAATCAGACTCCCAGTCTAGAGTTTAAAAAAATGGggcttcaaaaatatatatatatatatatatatatatatatatatatatatatatatatatatatatatatatatatatatataaaagagattaaattacatctgaagagttacaccacaagttacaccgctcaataacttcattttgaataaatattttttaaaatcaaccttaGATTGAAACAtactttcatatatatatatatatatatatatatatatatatatatatatatatatatatatatatatatatatatatatatatatatatatatatatatatatatatatatatatatatatatatatatatatatatatatatatatatatatataaaagagattaaattacatctgaagagttacaccacaagtTACACCGCTCAATAACTTCATTTTCAACCTTAGATTGAAACAtactttcatatatatatatatatatatatatatatatatatatatatatatatatgtatatatatatgtatatatatatatgtatatatatatgtatatatatatatgtatatatatatatgtatatatatatatgtatatatatatatatatatatatatatatatatatatatatatatatatatatatatatatatatatatatatatatatatatatatatatatatatataaaagagattaaattacatctgaagagttacaccacaagttacaccgctcaataacttcattttgaataaatattttttaaaatcaaccttaGATTGAAACAtactttcatatatatatatatatatatatatatatatatatatatatatatatatatatatatatatatatatatatatataagagattAAATTACATCTgaagagttacaccacaagttacaccgctcaataacttcattttgaataaatattttttaaaatcaaccttaGATTGAAACAtactttcatatatatatatatatatatatatatatatatatatatatatatatatatatatatatatatatatatatatatatatatatatatatatatatatatatatatatatatatatatatatatatataaaagattaaATTACATCTgaagagttacaccacaagttacaccgctcaataacttcattttgaataaatattttttaaaatcaaccttaGATTGAAACAtactttcatatatatatatatatatatatatatatatatatatatatatatatatatatatatatatatatatatatatatatatatatatatatatatataaaagagattAAATTACATCTGAAGATCTATAAGGATTTATTATgtaattgaattatataaaagttaatgttatatgaaagttcattttaCGTTAatttttggatatcttgatggtaGGGCTGAACAATCGGTTGGTTTGGGTCGATATCGGGTCCAAATTTTAAATCTGATGCAAACCGCGGTTTCGCTTTAAAGGTTCCATTTCGAccgataaattttttatttttgatggaTTCAATTAGATCAGTTTATCAGAAAAATCGAGTGGATTTAAtcggtttaatatttattaatctaAATCCTTAAAAATGATTTCTTATAAAATTCagtaacatttattttttaattttaaaaaaaaatatcaaaattttagaaTAACACAAAGtaagatatatttttattattaaaaaaaatattattacgtGATAATATTTTCAATATCATTTGACATTAATTTGATCATTGTCATACTTTAAACCACAAagtaaataataatcaaaattttgTATTGAATTTTCTTGTATTATTGTGAATAAACAATGTCattattagattataaaaatgataatatcATAACAACattattaaaattcatttttaaaataaatcaatatataataataaaatttaaaaaataaatactagTTGAGTCGGTCGGGTTCGGTTTTTGACGAATCTAAAATAATCATCTGAGTTTGACCGAATCAACTATATACTATCCAAATTAAGCAACATCAACCCAACACCCAATCAAATCCGAACCGTTTGCACAAAAATTACAATGAGTAAGGGTTTTAATTGATCGGTTGAAATTTATCCACCCTACCTGATGgtatgataaattatatatatatatatatatatatatatatatatatatatatatatatatatatatatatatatatatatatatatatatatatatatatatatatatatatatatatatatatatatatatatataatttgttgagatataatataatattgtAGTTTTGTCCAAACGAAAGCGctagattttttgaattttttttttaaattgtcaaAAGTAAAATACAGTTATAGGGAAAATGATAAAGCTTCTCAAAAGTAAAATACAGTTATATTAATATTCGTTCAACATCATTACAAATTAACTTCTTAACACCAATTATCTcgtaataatttataaaaaaaattcatgcgAGATTCTGAAGTTAATTATTCTatttcttaatattttttataatttaatttaatttaattttttatacagATATATTAATATCTTACTTTTAATgtttaaatattttctatatgtttttttcatctattattaaatttttgtgaTAAAATATAACACATATGTATAAGTGGTTTGAtctgttattattttta encodes:
- the LOC131600072 gene encoding cytochrome P450 77A1; its protein translation is MQLTTLHNHFHSSLFFYTLFLTTLFSSTFLHSFSTMELLDIIMFCFTLLFFRWWWSRWSKTGGGTKNLPPGPPGWPIVGNLFQVILQRRPFMYIVRDLRLKYGPIFTMQMGQRTLIIVTKADLIHEALIQRGPQFASRPKDSPIRLIFSMGKCAINSAEYGPLWRSLRRNLVTEMISPLRVKQCSWIRKWAMEAHMKRIQKEAHEKGFVEVMSNCRLTICSILICLCFGAKITEERIREIESVLKEVMLITLPKLPDFLPVLTPLFRGHVKEARKLRKKQVELIAPLIRKRKAYVESDGKNGDPEMVSPVGAAYVDSLFALEVPGRGRLGEEELVTLVSEIISAGTDTSATAVEWALLHLVMDQEIQERLYREIVDCVGKCGVVMDNDVEKMPYLGAIVKETFRRHPPSHFVLSHAATEETELGGYTVPADASVEFYTAWLTEDPNMWKDPNEFRPERFLSGDGVDVDVTGTKEVKMMPFGAGRRICPAWTLGTLHINMLMAKMVLAFRWLPVPNNPPDPTETFAFTVVMKNPLKAVIVPRTI